A genome region from Streptomyces pratensis includes the following:
- a CDS encoding sensor histidine kinase has product MLERSAAPTATRGKDHPQLLVTVRLVLVVALAGLVVLDWVGGDFYRIGEDGASALGPAKLGCALLAIALVVASPRLGSRALPAAGCTLAFVSLCLSVVLHMEMSVGAQALGYAEPAALVWLLLVVARRGVPSWAAVAIPLLYLAIVLRPVSVQVKQSTTIFALMFALVALLVLGIGLGTRLLLVDRRRQAAALKLEQRTEFARDLHDFVAHHVTGIVVQAQGAHAIAGRRPELVPPALRRIEQAGSEALTSMRHMVGMLRDADGEVALTPLAGIGEVRSLVEEFSAVGGARARLALEGAFGDLPVEVTTTAHRVVMEALTNVRKHAHGCTEVRVRVERSGDRLTVRVSDDGRPRQVSRSGFGLKGLDERVGLIGGSVQAGPVTAGGWGVEATLPVTTAGVAVS; this is encoded by the coding sequence ATGCTGGAGAGGTCGGCCGCACCCACGGCCACACGGGGGAAGGACCATCCGCAGCTACTTGTCACGGTCCGGCTGGTGCTGGTCGTGGCCCTGGCCGGTCTCGTCGTGCTGGACTGGGTGGGCGGTGACTTCTACCGGATCGGGGAGGACGGCGCCTCCGCGCTGGGCCCCGCCAAGCTGGGTTGTGCCCTGCTGGCCATCGCTCTCGTCGTGGCGTCTCCACGGCTCGGCAGCCGGGCGCTGCCGGCAGCCGGCTGCACCCTGGCGTTCGTGTCGCTGTGTCTCTCGGTGGTGCTGCACATGGAGATGTCGGTCGGGGCGCAGGCGCTGGGATACGCCGAACCGGCGGCTCTGGTGTGGCTCCTGCTGGTCGTCGCCCGACGCGGGGTGCCGTCGTGGGCGGCGGTGGCCATTCCGCTGCTGTACCTGGCGATCGTGCTGCGACCGGTGTCGGTCCAGGTCAAGCAGTCCACGACCATCTTCGCGCTGATGTTCGCCCTGGTAGCGCTCCTGGTGTTGGGCATCGGCCTCGGGACGCGCCTGCTGCTCGTGGACCGGCGGCGGCAGGCGGCGGCCCTCAAGCTGGAGCAGCGGACGGAGTTCGCCAGGGACCTGCACGACTTCGTCGCCCACCATGTGACCGGCATCGTCGTACAGGCACAGGGCGCCCATGCGATCGCGGGCCGGCGGCCCGAACTGGTGCCGCCCGCGCTGCGGCGGATCGAGCAGGCGGGCTCCGAGGCACTGACCTCCATGCGGCACATGGTGGGGATGCTGCGCGACGCCGACGGAGAAGTGGCGCTGACGCCGCTGGCGGGAATCGGCGAAGTACGTTCACTCGTCGAGGAGTTCTCGGCCGTCGGCGGGGCGCGGGCCCGGCTCGCACTGGAGGGGGCCTTCGGCGACCTGCCGGTGGAGGTGACCACCACAGCCCACCGGGTGGTGATGGAGGCGCTCACCAACGTACGCAAGCACGCCCACGGATGTACCGAGGTGCGGGTGCGCGTGGAGCGCTCGGGAGACCGGCTCACCGTGCGGGTCAGCGACGACGGACGGCCGCGCCAGGTCTCCCGGAGCGGCTTCGGGCTGAAGGGCCTGGACGAGCGGGTGGGTCTGATCGGCGGAAGCGTCCAGGCGGGTCCGGTGACTGCCGGGGGCTGGGGCGTCGAGGCGACGCTCCCGGTGACCACGGCGGGGGTGGCTGTCTCATGA